A window from Triticum aestivum cultivar Chinese Spring chromosome 6D, IWGSC CS RefSeq v2.1, whole genome shotgun sequence encodes these proteins:
- the LOC123146078 gene encoding putative disease resistance protein RGA1: MFSVASVVSSLATSVLGKAASFGTDWAVNEIKSAWNAQEELHKLENSLKFICGVLRDAEDRESASHVLHEWLDCLKDAVYDIDDLLDDASTEALILQVHKGLSRIQSMSLLITGPFKLSHKIEQVRKKLDEIAKDRGQFGLNEQPIIDSRMFRSSNRETHSFITESDIIGRAEAKKKIIEKILTAKDSKPLSVLPIVGLGGIGKTALAKWIYNDVQVTQNFEMKLWVCVSDVFNLKKILDDIIQSGTGESNMKLNLEMLQRKLCELLKERRYFLVLDDLWNDKLADWEELRRLLSSGGRGSVIIVTTRSSNVASMVKTMEPYDVEKLPDDKCMQIFTQYAFRGEEEDMMDQQLVSIGESIVKKCCGVPLAARTLGSLLSRCRDIEEWRHVLEDNLWNMEQNTDDILPALKLSYDALPPHLRPCFSCLTVFPKGHTIYQDILIMFWMALGLIRPSNKRTQLQTGEKYFKELLGRSLFQDQCVLSDNRVFYCKMHDLIHDLATLVSQKEHAIVSSEKVTVSESVRHLVWDRENFSIGLNFPEELKKANKTRTFTIRSSFGTVSKSFIDDLFSSFTLLRAVTFFGVDFEVLPSSIGDLKHLRYLLIQFNGKLRLLPKSLGKLVNLEMLHLYGCNQLEEFPNEARNLVSLVYFNLTSKQKYLRLCGWSSLAILKMSYCYELISLEEGFDSLRALRELLIFDCPKPTALPSSIWQLSTLVALSISGCEELDLMVPAGEASGGLYSLQNLQLGRLPKVTHLPESFKSASSSLQYIEIVGCGNLERLPSYIQDFRFLKRAVINGCPELSIRCAVESGEDYPFVSHIPEVYTDGTPLSKASSPGEERSSLD, from the coding sequence ATGTTCTCCGTGGCGTCAGTGGTATCAAGCCTTGCAACCTCCGTTCTTGGAAAGGCTGCATCCTTTGGTACTGACTGGGCTGTTAATGAGATCAAGTCAGCCTGGAACGCCCAGGAAGAGCTTCACAAGTTGGAAAACTCATTGAAATTTATCTGTGGTGTTCTTCGAGATGCTGAGGACAGGGAGTCAGCTTCTCATGTCCTTCACGAGTGGCTGGACTGTTTGAAGGATGCGGTCTATGACATAGATGATCTTTTGGACGATGCGTCCACCGAAGCTCTCATTCTACAAGTTCATAAGGGTTTATCTCGCATTCAGTCTATGAGCCTTCTCATTACTGGTCCATTCAAATTGAGTCACAAAATAGAACAAGTTCGTAAAAAACTTGATGAGATAGCAAAGGACAGAGGGCAATTTGGTTTAAATGAGCAACCAATTATTGACAGCCGGATGTTCAGGAGCAGCAACAGGGAAACTCATTCTTTCATCACCGAATCAGATATTATTGGAAGAGCTGAAGCCAAAAAGAAGATAATTGAAAAGATATTGACAGCTAAAGACTCAAAACCCTTGTCTGTTCTTCCGATTGTCGGTTTAGGAGGAATTGGAAAAACTGCTTTAGCAAAATGGATTTACAATGATGTTCAGGTTACCCAGAATTTTGAGATGAAATTATGGGTTTGTGTATCTGATGTGTTTAATTTAAAAAAGATCTTGGATGATATAATACAATCAGGTACAGGTGAAAGCAACATGAAGCTAAATCTAGAGATGCTGCAAAGGAAGTTGTGTGAACTTTTGAAGGAAAGAAGATATTTTCTAGTGCTAGATGATCTCTGGAATGATAAACTTGCAGACTGGGAAGAGCTGAGAAGGCTGCTGTCTAGTGGTGGAAGAGGAAGTGTCATTATAGTTACCACACGCAGTTCAAATGTTGCATCAATGGTGAAGACTATGGAGCCATATGACGTGGAAAAACTGCCAGATGATAAGTGCATGCAAATATTTACCCAGTACGCATTCAGAGGTGAGGAAGAGGACATGATGGACCAACAGTTAGTAAGTATTGGGGAGTCCATTGTGAAAAAGTGTTGTGGTGTTCCTTTGGCAGCCAGGACGCTGGGTTCCCTATTGTCAAGATGTCGAGATATTGAAGAATGGCGACATGTTCTGGAGGACAATTTGTGGAATATGGAGCAGAACACAGATGATATCTTGCCAGCATTGAAATTGAGTTATGATGCACTTCCACCTCATCTACGACCATGCTTTTCTTGCTTGACAGTTTTTCCAAAAGGCCACACAATTTACCAGGACATTTTGATTATGTTTTGGATGGCTCTGGGATTGATTCGTCCATCTAATAAACGCACTCAGCTACAAACTGGAGAGAAGTATTTTAAAGAACTACTTGGGAGATCTTTATTCCAGGATCAGTGCGTCCTTTCTGATAACAGGGTTTTCTACTGTAAAATGCATGATCTTATTCATGACCTTGCAACCTTGGTATCCCAAAAGGAGCATGCCATTGTAAGTTCTGAAAAGGTAACAGTCTCTGAGAGTGTCAGGCACCTAGTTTGGGACCGTGAGAACTTCTCCATAGGACTCAATTTTCCTGAGGAACTGAAGAAGGCAAATAAGACAAGAACATTTACAATCAGATCAAGCTTTGGTACCGTGAGCAAATCCTTCATTGATGACCTTTTCTCAAGTTTCACACTCCTCCGTGCTGTGACATTTTTTGGAGTTGACTTTGAAGTACTGCCGAGTTCCATTGGAGATTTGAAGCACCTGAGGTACCTGCTTATACAGTTTAATGGCAAACTCAGATTATTGCCGAAGTCCTTAGGTAAGCTGGTGAATTTGGAAATGCTTCATCTCTATGGCTGCAACCAGTTAGAGGAGTTCCCAAATGAAGCTCGCAACCTTGTTAGCCTTGTATACTTCAACCTCACATCAAAGCAGAAGTATCTAAGGCTGTGTGGTTGGTCCTCTCTCGCAATTCTGAAAATGAGCTATTGCTATGAACTGATATCATTGGAAGAGGGTTTTGACAGCTTGAGAGCCCTCCGAGAGCTACTCATCTTTGATTGTCCGAAGCCGACCGCTCTCCCCTCCAGCATATGGCAACTCTCTACACTTGTTGCATTGAGTATTAGTGGCTGTGAAGAGTTAGATTTGATGGTACCAGCTGGGGAAGCCTCGGGAGGACTATATAGTCTTCAGAACCTGCAGCTTGGTCGTCTTCCAAAGGTGACACACCTTCCAGAGAGCTTTAAGtctgcttcttcctctcttcaATATATAGAGATTGTCGGTTGTGGAAACCTGGAGAGGCTGCCAAGTTACATCCAAGATTTCCGTTTTCTTAAGAGAGCCGTGATTAACGGCTGCCCTGAGCTGAGCATAAGATGCGCGGTCGAATCCGGAGAGGATTACCCTTTTGTAAGCCATATCCCCGAGGTGTACACCGATGGGACTCCACTGTCAAAAGCAAGCTCACCTGGTGAAGAACGTTCTTCGCTTGATTGA